The Mangifera indica cultivar Alphonso chromosome 19, CATAS_Mindica_2.1, whole genome shotgun sequence nucleotide sequence atgcattagatgagattgcagcgaaaaataaagaaagacaagaatttCGCAGGCATGCAACTCCTTTTGGTGCTACTATACCTCCATTTGAGGGTGATATTgtagttgaagaatttgaagggtTGTCTCCTTCTATGAACATGACTGAAGGTAATACTTGTATTGGGTcttttggaaaacaaattagacttacaaatgattcaaaaagaaaaagactgaTTGGTGTTGGGGATTTTTTTGCTCCAAGGACCACTAGTGGGGCTCAACCTTCAATAAAGAGTGTTTTGGTTGGAAAAGAAGCCAAATGGAGAGCTGATATAGCTGTTGTGAGGTTCCTATATGATGCTTGTATCCTTCTGAatgcattaaattctatttatttccaACCTATGTTAGATGCCATTATTGTAATTGGGTATGGATATAAGCAGCCGACATTTCATGAAGCACGAGTGAATTTGTTGAATGATTCAAAGAAGGAAGTGCAATTACTTATTGATAGTTACAGAAAAAATTGAGAAGAAGTTGGTGGTACACTTATGGCTGATGGTTGGATAGATATTTCTTGTAGGTtgctgataaattttttagtatattgtccaaaagggatttgttttatcaaatcagcAGATGCATTGATGTTGTAAAGGGGGCAGACACATTATTTAAGTTGTTTGAGGAAATAGTATTATGGGTTGGGCCTAAGAGCATTGTCCATTTTGTGACTGATAATGGAGCTAATTATAAAGCAGCTGGAGGATTattgtctgaaaaatataaaaatattacttggtcGCCTTGTGTCACACattgtatcaatttgattttgaaagatattggtgaaatggatcacattattagaatttccaaatgtgcatctcttgtgacaaagttcatttataatcatacattattgatagCTTGGTTGAGGAAGAGAGAAGGATGGAAAGAAATTATATGGCCTGGTGCAACCCGATTTGCTACGACTTTCATCGCATTGCAAAGTCTTTTTTAGCATAAGCATGACTTACAAGCAATGGTGACTGACaggttttttattaattctagatatgcaaagagtaatcaaggcaaagaggttgtgatcataattttgaataatgatttttggaaCGAAATGGgtataattataaaagttgTGGAACCATTAATGTGTTTGCTTCGTATTGTAGACTCAGATGAACGACCTTTATTAGGATATGTCTATGATGGAATGCATAGAGCTAGATTGgggataaaaaaattgtttaagaataaaaagaaattctataagccttatactcaaataatcaagttgaggtgGGATAAGACATTGCGTTGAAGTATTCATGCAGCTACGTATTACTTGAATCCTGTATTTCAGTATGATCGTGAATCTTTCTGTACAAAACCAGAGGTATTACAGGGTTTTCTAGATGTTGTTGAGAGTAAAACATGTATGTTTAATGTTAATAAGGCGAAGTTAGTAGAAGAAAGCAGAATGTTTCGTGATTGCGAGGGGAGTTTCTCGCGTCAGCTTGctattgaaacatgcaaaaccacacgacctggtatgaatttaatttatatgtttcttatgtctcgattctttttccaatttataaaattctatcacaattatttacatgttattttgtattagatgaatGATAGAGACCATATGGGTACAGTACTCCCAATTTACAGAAGTTTGCAATGAAAATTTTTAgtcaaacttcaacatcttcaggcTGTGAGCATAATTGGAGTGTTTTTTAACGCACACAtactaaaaagagaaataaattggAGCATCAACGtgtaaatgatcttgtttttattcattataacttaCGGTTGCAAAACAGGtaacacaattatcaattatgtttcattacatttataaatatttttatttaaactattttatcatgtttaatgaTTATTTCCAACTTTACATGTGCCCTATTTAATGCTCTTTAATCtttactttttatcattttggctatttaggttatgttataagaaatcaaattttgatccaattgattatgaaagtatcgataaaaaagatttttggaTAGTAGACGAGGAAGAGGAGTTCGGTAAACTTAATGCAGATGAATTGGATCAAATACTTTATGGAGAGGGATCTATTCCTATCAATaatgattcaacaaattatgatttgtcacataattttccaagtaaaaatatttttttagtacttacacaaatatttatacacttatataaataattgattttttaggctgaaagaaaataaaatattcaattataaattttgtagataatacTATTGAAAAAGATGGTGTAGAAGATGAACAATTGATAGAGGGTGCAACAGAAGCGATGACAGgatcttttatcattagtgataataaaaaatgactaattattcatttattaaactttatattaaacaaattatatttttgatatgttttgttaaatgttgaattgaatattatttgtttaataatggttatattgattggttgattttatattttatttaatgcatatattagatttctgatttgttttagtgttcaataattaatagtgcATGTGTTTGTAaaattggatttgttttatgtatatgttttgttttgatgcaaagttaaatgttattacttattatatttatgtttaataatgcatatattttgttaattgtgaaaattaaaaagtatgcacaatataaaatttactgtgtaaaacatatgtaattactaattaaacatattttttttaggattttacATAAAACCGGTCGAAACGGTCTAATCGACTGGTTCAAATGGTCCGACcgaaaccagtacttaaaacggtttttatcccAGACCgattttgaaaaccttaaaCATGTATGAATTACAACACATGTCACAAAATGCTGACAATATACTGTAAGACCTAACTTCGCCTTACTAACATTACTCTGCTTACAATATACTATAACACATGTTACAAAATGCTTACAATATACAATATTCTGTGACATGTGTAAATACAATATTCTACTTTCCTCTACTAACTTCACCttactaacattaaacataCATGTTTTACTCTCAACAACATCTAGAAAACCCTGTAATACCTCTGGTTTTGTGTAGAAAGATTCACGATCATACTGAAATGCAGGATTCAAGTAATACGCAGCTACATGAATACCTCGACGCAATGTCTTATCCcacctcaacttgattatttgattataaggcttgtagaatttctttttattcttaaacaacTTCTTTATCCCCAATCTAGCTCTATGCATTCCATCATAGACATATCCTAATGAAGGTCGTTCATCTGAGTCTATAATACGAAGCAAACGTATCAATGGTTccacaacttttacaattatacctatttcattccaaaaatcattattcaaaattatgatCACAACCTCTTTGCCTTGATTACTGTTTGCATatctagaattaataaaaaacctGTCAGTGACCATCGCTTGTAAGTCATGCTTATGCTCAAAAAGACTTTGTAATGCGATGAAAGTCGTAGCAAATCGGGTTGCACCAGGTTgtataatttctctccatccttctctcttcctcaaccaagctatcaataatgtatgattataaacGAACTTTGTCACAACAGATGcacatttggaaattctaataatgtgatccatttcaccaatatctttcaaaatcaaattgatacaatGTGTGACACAAGGCgaccaagtaatatttttatatttttcagacaatAATCCTCCAACTACTTTATAATTAGCTCCATTATCAGTCACAAAATGGACGATGCTCTTTGGCCCAACCCATAATACTATTTCCTCAAACAACCTAAATAATGTGTCTATCCCTTTTACAACATTAGATGCATCTactgatttgataaaacaaatccatTTTGgacaatatactaaaaaatttatcagcGACCTACTAGAAATATCTGTCCAACCATCAACCATAAGTATACAACCAACTTCTTCCCAATTTTTTCTGTAACtatcaataaataattgcaCTTCCTTCTTTAAATCATTCAACAAATTCACTCGTGCTTCATGATATGTCGACTGCTTATATCCAGACCCAATTGCAGTAATGGCATCGAACATAGGTtggaaataaatagaatttaatacATTCAGAGGGATACAAGCATCATATAAGAACCTCACAACAGCCATATCAACTCTCCATTTGGCTTCTTTTCCAGCCAAAACACTCTTTATTGAAGGTTGAGCTCTACTAGTAGTCCTTGGAGCAAAAAAATCCCCAACACCAAtcgttcattttctttttgaatcatttgtaagtctaatttgttttccaaaagACCCAATACCAATATTACCTTCAGTCATGTTCATAGGAGGAGACAACCCTTGAAATTCTTCAACTGCAATATCACCCTCAAATGGAGGTATAGTAGCACCAAAAGGAGTTGCATGCTTACGAAattcttgtctttttttttttttgttgcaatCTCATCTAATGCATTAACCATTTGATATCTAACATCATGAGGAACTTTAGTGCATGGACCAACATCCCCTTTTTTTCCAGCCAAATGTTGCTTCATTCTATATATCCCACCTCCTTTAATTGTCTTACCACAATATAAACACTTTAACATCTTCTTTCCATTCTCATCTATACTCTCACAAACATGTGTCCAAGTAATATCACCTTTCACTCGACATGGTGttgaagaaattttatataaaattaaatattaaaaataaaaacttttataaaccctaaccctaaaatataacttttaattttaaaatttaatatcatcaatatttgTTATGTGAAAGTCAAATactcaaaaactcataatcacttttattatttaattcaactaTGGAATTTCAACATACATAATTTCATACATTCATTCTAAATAACAATATTCGTAATTTGATCACAATACATATCTTCATACATTcgtaatttgaatttcaatattcattatttgcaataataattgttataaattatcatatattagtTCATTATATGTAAATAGGGTATCACAGAATGACtgatattcaactttcaaattcttaGAAACTAACCACATTATGAATGAAATACATTCAATCCAGATATTCAATAcagatatataataaaattataaattcgtaatataaaattacaaattaataataaatcaactaatattttctaattgggaattcatatttgtttatataaattgacctatgattttaataaaccaAGGATCACtgctttgttttaaatttgaaagcaATAAACACATTCACTGTACAAAGTTTTCAAACGCATTCACTGTACTACAAACATAAATTCATTCCATGCAgttaaatttgaagatttttcaataaGTTTTCCTAGCCTTAATTaacaattgatccaaaagttttCAAAGCCTTACAAAACACCAGCTTCCCGTCGTTGCCTAAGAAGTCGTCGGTCACAGCAGCAACGAAAAATCGTCGTCATCAGCCACCATCTGAGTTGAAGAAGTCGGCGTCAAACGTTACAAATATAGTAGTGAAACTGCTGCCTTGTAAGCCTGCAAACCAACACACCTCGGCGGCAACGTCGTCGTCGGCCGTCGTCAACTACCATTGTCGGTAAGGAACAAGAAGGAACAAGAAATTCGGCCTTGAAATTCGTCGGCTGCAGCAATTGAGATTGCGACTGCGTGCACtgcaaggaagaggaagaaaaacagTGTTTATATGTAGCTTTGAACCGGATTCTGCAGGACCGCAGTTCAGGAGAGACCCAACGGTTCAACCGCGGTCCAATCTGATTTTTACACTAAAACTGTTTATTCTTCAACAGTACTCGGCTACAGTGTCGGTTCACGGACCGACCGGTTCAACCGGCCGGTCCGGTccggtttttaaaaccatggttttattaataattcatttatatttgaaagttgtttgtttgtcttatttttaaaatatagttatCAATCATAAATTTGTATCCATTAAAAGAGAATCTAGATTAGGAGAAgttattttggtaattaaatatTAGCAAATTAtggcaattttttaaaatatattttcctttattattattttatattgacaTCATAAAGTAAGTTATCAAAACCTTCTAAATACAACccaaatatctatttatgtcTATATATTCTTGGATTCTGCATTAAAGAGTCAAGacatctaatttttatatttacataaagACATTATGTAGCCCTACATCCATTAGCCCTTTAACTCAAGCAACAACTAGCAATTAACCATGAATGCACCCAGAACTTCAATGACTTTTCATCAGAATTATCCTCTATTGACCATcatatcacaaatattttccatttctttcgTCTTACTTCTTCACTCTCCTTCGCCAACACTTGCTCTCTCGACATCAAGCAACGACGGTCCATCCAGTTTAGTCAACAGCGTTTGCAAAGAAACGACCCACTGTAGTTACAAAAATTGTGTAGCCGCTCTCGCATTGGATCCTAAAGCCTTGTCTGCAACAAACGTGAAATTGTTGGCGCAGATCGCGCTAAACTTGGCTGTATCTAATACTACAAGCAGCTTAACATACATAGATGCAATGGCAAAGAAGGAAAGATCTTCACCAAGACTGAAATTGGCACTTGAGTACTGCGTTTCAGAGTATGAATATACCGTGAATGCATTCAAAGCTTCTTTGGGCGACTTGGAAGTAGATCCTTTGTACGCAAATTATGATGCTCTAGTTGCTTATGATGGTGCATATAACTGTGCAGACAAGCTGAAATCTGAAGGGTTTCAATCTCAAGATGTGGATTCAATTAGGACTAGAAATAATTATGTGAGCATTTATAGCGACATTGGAGGTACTATTACCAATAAGATGATCTGAATTCATTGATTTGTTTAATCCGTATTTGATGAATAATGAACTTATTTTCTTGGaaagtttggtttgattatgTAATGCCAAAAATCCTTTGCTGTTTGATTCTAAAAATTACTGTTTTTGTACTGGAGGTTGCTACAACGATTATTCAATCATGGACTAAACACTTCATGGTTGAATGGTTGTATTATCAACGTCCCTTACAGggaacaaattttcaaattgtttatttgaatacagaatgtggataatttaattttattaatttggtatataaatgaataattccataatatatatatatatatattcacaataTGAATATTGGTATACATATATGTGAttacatcaattttttatattaagaatAGAAGACCCACTGCTGGCATCTAGTGAGCATTTTGTGgcatgtattttaattaatacatatttcaGAGTTGTCTGTTTGTCTTTTTTGCAAGATATAAGGAATTTTTGGATTTAAGCTGAGTTTATTGATAGTGGGTGGAATTAGTTGTTAAAGTGTTTTTTTCTAATGTGAAAATTTTGCAAATCTCCTTGTTACAACATATCttaaacaaagaaagaattgatacaattttaatttcaaaaataacattccaTAATAGTATTTCAATACAAAAGGAGATATGTAAGTACATGATTTTGACCAAAAAAATGCTTAGTCCTGTTTatccaaaaaatattcaaaagatcacataaaaaatttgttattataacaatattatgtaaCAAAATATAACAATGTTTATACATgatactaatattttaaaagtcagATTAAATTGATCAGTTTGATTAAATCAGTGATAAATCAAACTTGGGACATGATTAAATCTTTTTGTAgccatcaaattaaattaacctGAGGTTAATCGTgtgaatcatatcaaattatgatttagtcgttaaatcaaattatctaaGCGTCATGTTGACATTAATATagctaaaacatattttaaaatattaattatattatgttgaTGTATTTGGTTGGCCGATTCAATCAACTTAGAGACCAACCATTTATTTGGGTCAAAACCCAATTTAAGCCTAAAAACATTGTATGATACATCATTGGAGAcataaaatttgagataaatagtaatttacttTACATCTCAAGGTCATATTATTTATGGTTAGAAAAGACAACAAAGACTATAGAAAATTAGTTTTGGATTCGATAATGGCCTTGACTAAAGGGGAAGCCCAATGCCTAATTAAGCATacaattattttccattaaaatttaccataaattgtacatagtataaataaattaatttacatattgtataaattataaaacataaataaatatatactatgataatattcaaattaattaaattcatttgatacttgatccatttataatattttataataataaaataaaaataaaaataaaattataaacacaaagaattattatttatgaattcatatattttttgaaagagaattgatgagagaaaataagattgaaaatataataaaataattgagattaagagatttgtaaatgaaagtgaaaatgaagaaaaattgaatgagtttatataaaaaaattaattaattaaaaaatttaaaaaaaaattgaaggccaAGGCTTCTGCCAGCAAAAGGTCAGTCCATGGTCAAATAAACATCAATAAATTACTATAGATGGACATAACATTGTTATAAGGTTTTGTTTTGTAGACTTTAAATTCACTATTTCATTTTCTGTTAACCTCAGTAAGATCAAAATTCATCTCTAAATTCTTGCAAATTTTGCCCTTTGTAATAATCAGTAACAAGCATGAATTCATTCAACAGGCTTAGCTTGTTCATGATTCTGCTACTTCCATACATGATTATGTGTGATGCTGCTTTTTTCCATAGACCTAGCAGAACTTTAAGTGTCCTTAATGGTTTGGAAACTACTGGTGAGAGCATTATCGCAGATTGCAAACTTGTTTCTGAGGTGTGCCATCCATTGCTCATTCATAACATTTTTGCTAAAGGTGAGACTATGAATGATCATTTTCGAGATGGGTTTTATCCACCAACTAAGTTGTATTGtagttttctattttctagTCAGAACCATAACGTCAAGATCTTCAACTGGAACATAGATGACTGCAGACAATGCAAATGGAATATTACTTTACAATATAATCTTGCTTGTTTGATTCCAGTGGTTGGTAATCATACTTGTCTTCCATGGTCCCAATAATGTCATgtagtttctttttgtttacTAAATCCCCTTGTTCCGACAAggttgtattaaataaaatgcatACGTATCGTATTGAGCTTTGTATTTGTGCATTGTTtatcttttacctttttatttttatttttaaagaaagtttgataaactaaataaagtgGTAATATTGCCCTTGTTTGACATAGTCTTGGTTTTAAGTTAATGGAGATAAATTGTGCACGTTCTTTCTCCTTAATTTATCGTATTATTATTTGCTTTATTAATCTCGTACATAATCTTTTATCCATTTTCTATAATCATTATGCTGATACAACACATAATGTAAGATATATGTGTCTTAAAGTTTTTTACTGCAAGTCAGTTCTGTAATTTTCCCTAAAATGGGCACTTGAGTCTTTTTCTGATTAAGATATGTTTAACACTTAAGCATATAAACTCAAGGTTATTCAATCAACTGAATTTTATTTAACTGTTCATCTATTTTAACCCTAAGATAGAGAAAAGTTGTTGTACACTTGAGTATTTCTTTATCTTAACACttctttgttgattttgttgtaTAGATCCAAGTGTCTTTTGAACATACATTCATTGGGTCTCCAACATCTATGATgcataaaataagttttaaatacAACATACCAAAACAACACATTTATCACACAAACTATGTACAtaaccaatcaaattttatcaaacttcCCACATCCA carries:
- the LOC123202862 gene encoding uncharacterized protein LOC123202862 produces the protein MNAPRTSMTFHQNYPLLTIISQIFSISFVLLLHSPSPTLALSTSSNDGPSSLVNSVCKETTHCSYKNCVAALALDPKALSATNVKLLAQIALNLAVSNTTSSLTYIDAMAKKERSSPRLKLALEYCVSEYEYTVNAFKASLGDLEVDPLYANYDALVAYDGAYNCADKLKSEGFQSQDVDSIRTRNNYVSIYSDIGGTITNKMI